Below is a window of Lujinxingia litoralis DNA.
AGCGCCGCCGACCAGGAGGACGAAGACTCGCCCTTTGTCGGCGAGGCCACCGAGATCGCGGACTCGCCACTCGAGAGCCTCGAACCGACCGACGATCTCGACGATGAACACACTGAGATCGCCGAGAGCATCTTCGCGACAGGCGACGCGCCACCTTCCGCCGCTCGCAGCGATGCATCGATCACGGTTGCCACGCACGACTCCGAACCCTTTGCGTCCACCCAGCTCTCCTCGGTCGAAGAACTCGCCCGCGGCGACCGCCAGCGCAACGCCTCCCGCCAGGCTAAGACGAGCGACCCCTCCGATGACTTCGCCGCCCAGGCCACCGAAGTCTTCTCCAGTCCTTTTGAATCGGACCCGGTCTGCCCCCGCATCTCCACATTGAGTGGGCCCACCGCCGGTCAGGAGTTTTTGGTTAACCGTCTGCGCTCCACCGTGGGACGCGGCACCGACAACTCCATCGTGGTGCCCGACCTCTCCATGAGCCGTAAGCACTTCGAGATCATTCAGCAGCATGATGACACGTTCATGGTGCGCGATCTGATGTCGGTGAACGGTACCGCGGTCAACGGCGTCAAGGTTCGCGAAGCCGACCTCTTTCACGGCGATCGCATTGAGACCGGCCAGAGCATCTTCCAATTTGTCATCCCCGGCGGACAACCCACCGAAAGTCGCCAGCGAAGGCTTCTCCCGGCGGCGTCGACACGCACCGCCAATGGCGTCCCCGCCTCGGCTCCCTCACCGGTCGCAGGCCGGGCCCCCCGCCGCCTCGACAAGGTATTGGTGGGAGTAACCGTCGGCGCGGCCCTGCTCTGCCTGCCCCTGGTCGGGCTTATCGCACACCTGGCACTCTCCGAAGACGAGCCCGCCGCGGTCACCGCACCACAGCACGTCGATAGTGGCGCACGCGCCCTCTACCTGGAGGGCGTCGACGCCATCAAACACCGCCAGTGGGACGACGCCCGCGCACTCTTCGAAAAGGCCGCCCAGGCAGATCCGGAGTTTGGCCAGGTGGATGCCCAACTTGAGCGCATCAACGTTGAGAAACGCGCGCAGGCCACGGTGGAGCGCGCCCGCGAAAAGGTCGATGCCCTCGACGATGCGCTGCTCGCCGAGGTTCAGGCCATCCCACGCGAGAGCGTCTACCACAGCGAAGCACAATCGCTGATTCGCCTGGCCCGTCAGGGCGAGGTGCACGGCACCTTTGAACGCGCCCGACGCGCTTTTGAAGCCGAAGACTGGGTCACAAGTCGTCAGGAAACCCTGGAGCTTCTCTCGATCTCACCCCAGCACGAAGGTGGGCGCCAGCTTCTCAAAGATCTCGACGCCACCGAAGCCCGACTCAAAGCCGAAGCCGAAGCTCAAGCCCAGGCCCAGGCGCAAGCCCAGGCCCAGGCGCAAGCTCGCGCGCAATCCCGCAGCAACGCCGCCTCGTCGACACGCCGCCCCACCTCAAAGCCCGCGCGGCCCGAGCTCGACAACCCATTCGCCGACATGCCCGCGGCAGGCAGCACCTCCAAAGCGGCTGCCTCCAATGCCAACTTCACCGCCGGCCTCAACCTCTACCGCCAGGGCAAGTTCGCTCAAGCCGCAGCCCATTTCGAATCCCTGGCCCGGAGTGCGGGCGGCGCTACCGGAGAGCGCGCCGAACGTACGGCCAACGATATTCGCACTTTCGAGCGCTCCATCAATCGCGGCGAAGACGCACTGGCTCAAAGCAACTTCGGACAGGCCCTGGAGCACTTCCAGCAAGCCCGCCGAGCGGACCGAAACGTGGCCAGCGGTCATTACGACGAGCGCACCTCCAAACTCATCGCCGCCGCGCTTGCCGGACAGGGGAACCAGGCCCTGGCCGCCGACAATTACGCCCGCGCCTACTCCCTGCTCACCCGCGCCCGCGCGCTCTCCACCACCGAGCCCACCACCCGCCGGCTCGCCCTGGCGCTGGAGGAGGAAGCCAACAGCCTCTACATTCTCGCCGCCGGACAGCGCGCCAGCGATCCTCAAGCCGCCGCCGCGCTTTGTCGCACGATCCTGACAATGGTCCCCCCCTCCAGCGATAATCACCGGCGCGCCCGCACCATGCTCGACGAACTCCCCTGAGCCCCAAACCACAAAAAGCCCCTCCGAGTATCGGAGGGGCTTTTATTTGAACGTCACCCTGAAACTGCGTCGCCTCAGTGCAGCGGCGGAGACTGACGCTGCTCAAGCACACGGGCGCTTTTCTCTTGAAGCTCCGTGAAGTCAAAGGGCTTATCGATGTAGTCATCCGCCCCGAAGAGCGGGCTGGTCAGCTCGTTGTTGGTCGGCCCAATACCGGTAAGCATGATGATACCGGTATGCTCGTACACCTCGTGCTGCCGTACGTACTTGGCAACCTCCCAACCGGTGAGCTCGGGCATCATCACATCGAGGATGACCAGGTTGGGCCGGTGCGAGATGATCTGCTCCAGCGCCTCACCACCATCCATGCTCTCCAAAAGATCGCAATCTCGGCGGCTGAAATGCGCTTTGAGCATCGCCCGAAGCTCGCTGTCGTCATCGGCCAGCAAGATGAGCGGGCGCTCCCGGGTCGTCGGCGCGCCGTAGGGCAGATCCTCATCGGCGATCAAATCGATCGACTCGCCGGCACTCTTCTCAGTGGGGTCCATGCATCTACCTCAAATTCGGGAACTCGGTGGGTCTAGTCGGGGCGCAAGGGCAATCCTACACACATCCAACGCCGCTGCCACCGAAATCTCCCGCTCCCATCACTCGCCACTGGCTTCGGCTTCAAACGCTTCCACGCGCTCCCGCGCTTTCGGAGTCTCCTCCAAAAACTCGTCGAAGAGCACCCGGGCCAACTCGCGCTTATCGATCCCCTCGGGAGCCACCTTCATATCGAGGTGACAGAGCGAGATATCAAAGCGCGAACGCTTGACCGTCTCTTTATCGAGCCCAAAGTCGCGCAGCGCCTGCTCCATCTCCGGGACCGGCTTATTGAAGCGCCGGGCCACCTCACGCAGCGACTGCTGGCGGTAATTGTTGTTATCGGTGATCCCGCAGTGGTACGCGCAGAAGAGCTCAAAAGGCGTCAGCTCCACCGGACCGCGCTGCTGAGGCGCGGCGCTCAGATCGACCAGCGGCTCGCGACCACCGAGCTTGCTCTCGGGGGTTTTGAGCTTGCGCACCGGCGTCTTCTTGCGCGGACGTCGCTTGCCCGAGCTGCGGTTGCGGCTGTTCCGCCGGGCGCTTCCCCGAGAGCTGCGGTTGCTCCGGGGACGCGCTTTGCTCTTAGCGACCGCCTTGCTTCCGCCCGAATCTTTGGCAGCGGCCGAGTCCTCTTGCTGGCTCTGCTGAGTCTGCGGGGTCTGATTGGAGCCTTTGCTGCTACGCGAGCGCCGGCGGCGACGACGACGGCGGCGCTTGCTGCTGCCGCCCCCTTCGGGGTTGTTGTCCTGGGCGCTCTGGTTGGCCTCTTCGCTCATCCTCTCCTCGGTGCTGAGCCTGAAAGGTCACTGTCGATCGCCACAGGCGGCCCCGACGCTGCACACAGGCAGCGCGCCAGGCCAACGCGGCGATATGGCGGTATGTCGCTCGTTTAGAACCTTCATCCGGGGGAGCCGACCACCTCACATTAGCGCGGGTGGCGCGCCCTTCCCCGGGTCTACGATCGTGTGGGGCAAACCCTCGGGTTCGCCCTCGCGCTGACGCCTGGTCTGTGGAGGCGTCTGGAGCGCGCTGCCCTCATATGCAAGGGCGGCGTTCGCTCCCTGTTCATCAATCTACTCACCGATGCCGACTCACCACGTCAGAAGATCTCGCGGCGCAACTCAGACGAGGGGCCCGCAGCGCGTCACGGAAACCTCCAGCCCTGGGTCGAGCATGGTACCCTGTTGGTGTCGGGGACAAGCGGCGCGTCATCCAGGTGGCAGCGCGCCTGCTCTTCTCGACACCCTATCCCATCTGTTTTAGGCTGACAACACAAAGCACGCTCGGCTTCCCCTTCGAGCCCCCGGCAACATCTTCCTTATCGAACGCCTCAGCCCTCACCAGACGCTATGCACGAGCTTACCCCCAACTGCTCCCGGCCCTCTTCCGGTAGAGCGCTGGCCGCCCTGCTTCTGGGCGCCCTCGTGCACTCGGGCTGCAACCTGGCCTTCGACCTCCAGGACTACCCTTATCGCGCCCCCGAACCCGACGCCGATCTCCACGCCGATACCGAACTCGACGCCTCCCATCCCGATGGCGACGTCGATGCCCCGCCGGCCCGCGCGGCACTGGTCTTCTCCGAACTGATGATTCACACCGAACCTCCCCCCGGAGAGTCACGGGAGTTGGGCGAATACATCGAGATCCTCAATCAGGGAGAGGGAGCCATCGACCCGCGGGTCATCGTCATCGAGATCCTGGAGACCAACGAACGCATCGAAATCGACCGCGTCATCGATACCGCCAAAGAACGCGCCATCGTCGAAGCCCTCCAACCCATCGGCCCCGGGGAGCGTTTTGTCTTCTACCGACGCAACAACGCTTACTACGACATCAAAGACACACTCGATCCGACGGCCTCTTACGAATTCGGACGCTGGGGGCGTCCGGTCGGCCTTTCAAACTTCTCGCGCTCCATGCGCATGATCGAGCTGGAGGGCGACTTCGGATTTGTGATTCACGACGAGGTTGCCTGGCGAGACGGAGCGCTCATCGATCCGAGCGGCGCCTCTACGGCGAGTCGTGAGATTCGCGAAAACGTCGCCTTTGGCCTGCACTCGGAAGCCACCACGGGGCGCGACCCGGCCAACTTCTGCTACCACCGCGAGACCTTCTCCTCCGGCCCACTCCTGGGTTCGCCGGGTCAACCCACCCCGGCGAGCTGCCGCTAACAGCCCCCCTACCGGCGGCGACTCACCCCTTGAGTTGCGCCCGAATCCGTTCCACGACCTCCGAATACGAGGTGTTCTGCACCACCTGCGTCATCAGGTCGGTGTACTTCTCCACCAGGTCGGTGCGCCCCTCCTTGCGGTAGTGCTCCAGAATCTCGTGCAGACGCACATAGGTGCGCTCGCTGTTCACAAAGTACTCCGCCGCTTTGACCGTGGCCTCGATCCCGGCGCGACTGACCGAGGGCTGGCGGGTCTGAAAGACAAACTCCCGCCCCTGGCTGTTGACGATGCCCACAGTGGCCTCAGCCCAGGCTCGCGACGACTCCTGGCCATCTTCGCTGTTAAAAAGCCCCTGGATCGCGAACTGCGAGAACGCGATCGAACTCAGCGAGGGATAATCATGGGCCAGGTGCTGACGAAGCCCCCGGAAGAGCGCATCAATGGTTCCCACCCCTCGTCCTTCCACCTGAGCCAACTTGCCCCCGGGCTCTTCCAGCTGAAAGCGTATCTGGCATTCGTCCTGATCCAGGCGCTCCTCCAGGCTGTAGGCCTTGATCGCCAGGGTGAGGTAGTCCTCCTGTAGGATCTCACGCATCAAACTGACCATCTTATCTTGATCTAATGCCATCTTTGCTCCTTGGTCCGGGTGAGACGTTTCCTATCGACGGGTCATACGTTAAGCTGTCGCAGCTTCTGGACACCGGCGGCGATCCTCCTGATGCACGCTCCCCCCTCTTTTCTGGCGAGGCGCTTCCATCGTCGCCGAACATTGCACGGCCTGTAAACGGGCCACCCCGAGAGAGTCTTCCTGATGGCCTCACCTTACTCCGCCCCCTATGAACGCGAACCGGTGGTTCGCGAGTCTTCCACCTATCTCACAGACGCCGAGGCCGCCTCGTTATGCACGATCTTCTTCGAGGGGCTGGAGAGCGGGATGAGCTACGCCCGCATCATCGATATGATGGACCGCCAGGGGTTTGAGTCGAAGATGGTCCGCAGGCTGCGCCACTCCTTGATGGAACGCGGCGATATGCTCGGTGAGGCGTTCGCCCGCTACGGCCTGCTCGACTCGACCGCCCGAAAGCTCGTGCTGGTGGCCGAGGAACAGGGAAAACTCCCGCGAACCTTCCGCCATCTGGCCAACCATTACGGTAAACGCCACCGGCGCAGAAAAAAGCTCCTGATTTCCTTTGCCGAACCGGTCCTGCTGATCGTGCTCGGCGTCTTCATCGCCCTGACCCTCTTTACGGCCGACCTCACCGAAATCGCCATGCGCCACGACACCTGGACGGCGCTGGGCGAAGTGCTGATGGGCGGTGTGCTCCAGGGGGCCATCTTTTTGTTGTTGGTGGGCTTTGGCGCCATGGTCTTTTTGAACCTCCCGGTCGACCTGAGCGTGCGCGGGCTGGGCTACCGCCTCTGGCTGGCGGTTCCCCTCCTCAACCGCGCCAGCCTCTACAACACCTACTCGATCTTTTGTCGCTACACCGAGCAGTCCATCTCCAGCGGACTCACCGTACACAAAGCCCTGGAGCTGGCCGCCGAGGCCTCCAACAACTCCGACATTGAGCGCAAGATCCACATCGCCCAGCGCGTCATTGAGGAGGGGGGCAGCCTGGCCAAGGGGCTCTACCAGATGAAGGTTCTGCCCGACGACATCCTGGAGAACGTCGATGTCGGCGAGGAGACCGGTCGGCTTCAGGAGCGCCTCTCGTCGCTGGCTGAGCGCTATGAGGAGCGGGCCGACGAGACCTTTGAGAACCTGATGAACGGCTTTGTGTACGTCTCGCGAATGGCCATCGCCGCCAGCGTCATCATCGCGCTGCTGCTCACCCTGGTCAGCCAGTTCCAGAACGACTTCCTGCTCTGAGTTTTCGGCCACCCGCCGCCCACAAAAAAAGCGAGCCCTTGCAAGGGCTCGCTTTTTTTGTGGGGGCTACATCACCTTCGGACTCACTTGCAGCCCTCGTTACGCAGCGGAATCTGCCGGATCGCCCGCACCGCCCGCACATCACCGGTGATCGACTGGGCGCGCGCCACCAGCTCATGAAGCTGCCGGGTATCGAGCGGCCGATCGATGGCCGCCACCTCGTAGGCGAAGCCATAATCCGGGAAGTCGCGGTGAGAGGAGCGAATGTTGTTTAAGCCGGCCTCGAAGATCGCATCATCCACGGCTTTTTTGGTGCCCCGCTGATCGCTGTGAATCACCGTCAGGATGGTGCAGGCCCCGTCGGTCTCCACGCCGATGGTCTGGCCGGGACTAAAGACGCAGTCGCGCACGATGCCCTGCTCGTTGAAAAGCTGCGTGGTGTTGGCCACATGCTGAGCGATCCGCGGCTGGGCCTCTTCGGTGGCCGCGCCGATGTGCGGGGTCGTGACCACGCTGGCAAAATCGGCGTAGGGGTTCGACCAGGGATCATCGCTGGAGCCCGGCTCTTGAGGGAAGACATCGACCGCGGCCCGGCGCACATGCCCCTGCTCGACCGCACGTTTAAGAAGCTCCGGGTCGTAGAGAAAGCCCCGGGCGGCGTTGATGAAGATGCGCGGGCTGGAGGGCTCGCGGTCGGCGCCAAACTGCGAGAAATGCTCGTAGCTAATCATGTCGCGGTTGCTGCGACCGCGGTGGTCTTCGGCACCCACGTGGACGGTGACGACGTCAGCGACCCGGAAGGCCTCCGAAAGCGTGGCGCAGGAAGTCCAGCCCAGCGCGATGCCCACCTCCCGGGCCAGCTCGCGGGTATCGTAGAAGAAGACCCGCATGCCGAAGGCCTCGGCCACCTGGGCCACCTGCTTGCCGATGTTGCCCAGCCCGATGATCGCCAGGTTCTTACCCTTGAGCTCGTAGCGCTCCTTGCTGTTCTTGGTCCACAGGTGGCTGCGTCCGTCGCGATCGGCGTCGAAGATACGCCGCGCCAGACAGATCATCTCCCCGAGCACCATCTCCACCACCGAGCGTCCGTTGCTCACCGGATCGTTCATCACCAGAACGCCGTTCTCGGCACAGGCCTCCCGATCCACCGAGTCGTCGCCGATGCAACAGAGCATGATCGCGGCCAGATTCTGCGAGGCCTGCAAGACCCGCTCGTTCACCTCGAAGCGACTGCGCTTAAAGAGCAGGTCGTGCTGTCCCTCCTCCAGAATGCGCACGACCTCATCTTCGTTGAGGGTCACCGACTCATCGAGGCGCTCCACCTCAATGCCCATCGAGGTGAGATAACGATCCAGAGAAGGGTGAGGGTTCTCCAGAATCAGCGCTTTTCGAAAATAATCGCGCAACATGCGCACGTCGTGCAGCTCAGACATCTTGGGCCTTGTTCAGTTGCGTTCCCCGGGGGGACCAGACCAAACACGCCCCCGGCAAAGTCGGCCGGGGGCCTGTTTCGGGCCCCGTAAAGGACGGTGACATGGGATACGTCAGTCGCGCTCACGCACGAGCCTCGACCCACGATTAAAAGACGACATTCTCGACATATTCCCCGAAGACTTCCCGCAGGGTATCGGCGACCTCGCCCAGGGTCACCTTATGGACGACGGCCTCGACGATATGAGGCATCAGGTTTTCGCCGCCGCGGGCTGCCTGCGCCAGCGCCTGACGAGCGCGCTCGACCTCCGAGGCCGCTCGCGAGGCCTTGAGTTCGCGCAGTCGAGCCACCTGGGAGCGCTCCACCTCCGGATCGATGGCGTGGATCGCCACCGGCGCTTCCTGCTCGGCCTTGTAGCGGTTGACCCCGACAATCACCTGCTCCCCGCGCTCCTGGGCCAGCTGAGCCTGGTAGGCGGCCTCCTGAATCTCGGACTGAGGGAAGCCGGCCTCAATGGCTTGCACCGCCCCGCCGAGCTCGTCGTAGCGCTCAATATAATCCCGGGCTCCCTCTTCGATGGCGTCGGTCAGTGCCTCCACGGCGTAACTTCCCGCCAGGGGATCGACCATATCGGCCACACCGGTCTCGTGGGCGATGACCTGCTGGGTGCGCAGCGCCATCAGCGCCGAGGCCTCGGTGGGCAGCCCCAGGGCCTCGTCCCAGGAGTTGGTATGCAGCGACTGGGTCCCTCCCATCACCGAGGCCAGCGCCTGCATGGCCACGCGCACGATGTTGACCTGGGGTTGCTGCGCGGTGAGCGTGGAGCCGGCCGTCTGACTGTGGAAACGCAGGCGCATGGAGCGCTCATCCTTCGCCCCGAAACGCTCCTTCATGATGCGCGCCCACAGCCGGCGCGCGGCGCGGAACTTGGCAACTTCTTCGATGAAGTTGTTATGCACATTAAAGAAGAACGAGAGGCGTCCGGCGAACTCATCCACATCCAGACCGGCGGCCAGCGCCGCCTCGACGTAGGCGATGCCATTGGCCAGCGTAAACCCGACCTCCTGCACCGCCGTGCTGCCGGCCTCCCGGATGTGATAGCCCGAAATGCTGACCGTGTTCCAGCGCGGGACCTCGGCCTGACAGAAGCCAAAGATGTCGGTGATGATGCGCATGCTCGGGCGCGGCGGATAGATGTAGGTGCCGCGGGCGATGTACTCCTTGAGCACATCGTTTTGAATCGTGCCGCGCAGCTTTCCGCGATCGATCCCCCGGGCATCGGCCACCGCCACGTAGAGCGCCAGCAGGGTGGAGGCGGTGGCGTTGATCGTCATCGAGGTCGAGATCTTATCCAGAGGCAGCTGATCGAGGAGCACCTCCATATCGGCGATGGAATCAATCGCCACCCCGACCTTGCCGACCTCCCCGCGCGCCCGCGCGCTGTCGGAGTCGTAGCCCATCTGCGTGGGCAAATCGAAGGCCACCGAAAGCCCGGTGGTGCCCTGAGAGAGCAGGTAGCGGTAGCGCTCATTGGACTGCGCCGCGTCCCCAAAGCCGGCGTACTGGCGCATCGTCCACAGCCGCCCGCGGTACATCGTCGGCTGCACCCCGCGCGTATAGGGGTAGCTCCCCGGAAAGCCCAGGTCGCGCAGGAAATCCTGATGCCGGGTGTGCTGCGGGCCGTAGACCGCCTCCACCTCATTGCCATCGCTGCGCTCAAAGCGCTCGCGGCGCTCTCCAAAGCGCTCCAGCAGCGGGTTCAGCACGTCTTGCTGCCACTTCGCGTCGGCCTCTTGCAACGCCTCCCAAAACTCCGCTTCGCGTCCCTGGTCGCTCATGCTCACTCCCTGGGCCGGCCCCACCGGGGCCGGCTTTCACTCACTGCACATCTTCAATTCGCACCAGCACATCGCCGATTTCCACGGCCTGGCCCGGCACCACGGCCACCTCGGCCACCACCCCGGGGCGGTGCGCTTTGAGGTCGTTTTCCATCTTCATCGCCTCGACGATGATCACCGTATCGCCCAGCGCCACCTCCTGACCGACCGCCACCGGCAACGCGACCACCTTGCCGGCCATGGGGCTCTTGAGCTCCGGGCTATCTGCGCCACGCGCACCGACGCCGGCCGCCTTCATGCGCTTCTGGCGCTCGTTGAGCACCTCGATGGCGTGGGTCTCGCCATCGATCTGCACCTCGTAGGTGGTCTCGCGGCGGAGCACATCGGCCTCGATGATGCGCCCCTGGCTCAACAGGCTCAATCCGGCGGCATCGGCGGCAAACGCGCTCACCTCGATCGTCTCGCCATCGGGGCGCGTGACCCGGTAGAGCCCGGCCTCCACCGTCTCCACCTGCCAGGCGCGCTCCTCGTCGTCCTGGCCCACAAAATACTTCACCTTATCGCTCATGGTGTCTCCTCATCTGCTCACGTCGTCGAGGTCGGCCGGGGCGCTCAGCGTCCCAGCGCCCGCATCCGGCCCAGCGCCTTCCAGCGACTGCTCCCACCTGCCGCGCCCTTCGCCCCGCCGGGGCCCACCGCCGCGCTCTGCTGGAGCGACTCCTCGCGACGATGCGCGCTGAGCACCGCCACCAGCTCCGCGTCGAGCTCAAACTTCGGCACGGGCTTCTGACGCTCTTTGAGCCACCGCGGCACGAAGTCGGTGCTGTAGTCGCCGCTGACAAAGTCGGGGTGGTCGAGCACCTCGCGATGAAACGCGATGTTGGTGGCGATGCCCCCGACCACGTACTCCTTAAGCGCCCGACGCATCCGCTCGATGGCGTGCTGGCGATCTTCGCCCCAGGTGATCAACTTGGCGATCATCGGATCGTAATGCACCGTGACCTCGCCGCCTTCATAAACCCCGCCGTCTTCGCGCACCCCGGGGCCCGAGGGTGTCTTGAGCACGTGCAGAGGCCCGGGCGAAGGCATGAAGTTGTTCTCGGGGTCCTCGGCGTAGATGCGGCACTCCACCGCCGCGCCCCGGCGAGTGATGTCGTCCTGGCTCAAGTCCAGACGCTCGCCAGCGGCGATGCGCACCTGCCAGCGCACCAGGTCCATGCCGGTGATCATCTCGGTGATCGGGTGCTCGACCTGCAGCCGGGTGTTCATCTCCAAAAAGTAGAAGTCGCCCTGGGCGTCGAGCAGAAACTCCACGGTGCCCGCCCCCACATAATCCACCGCCCGGGCCGCCTCACAGGCCACCTGGCCCATGCGCTGGCGCGTCTCCTCTTTGAGCACCGGACAGGGAGTCTCCTCGATAATCTTCTGATGGCGACGCTGCACCGAGCAGTCGCGCTCAAAGAGGTGCACCACGTTGCCCTGACCGTCGGCCAGCACCTGAATCTCCACGTGACGCGGCTGCAGCACGTACTTCTCGACGTAGACCGCCCCGTTGCCAAAGGCGCTCAGCGCTTCGCGCTTCGCCCCCTCAAAGGCCTGGGCGAACTCGGTCGGCTCGTCGACCCGGCGCATGCCCTTGCCCCCGCCGCCGGCCGAGGCCTTGATCAGCACCGGGAAGCCCATCGACTCGGCGATGGCCTGGGCCTCGGCCACGTCTTCCACCGCGTCTTTGGTGCCGGGCACCAGCGGCACCCCGGCCTTCTCCATCAGCTGGCGCGCGCGGGTCTTCTCCCCCATGGCCTCGATGGCGTAGGGGCGCGGACCGATGAACGTGATGCCCGCGGCCTCACAGGCCCGGGCAAAGTCGGCGTTCTCGCTCAAGAATCCGTAGCCGGGGTGGATGGCCTCGGCGCCGCTCTTCTTGGCGACCTCCAGGATGACGTCGGCTCGCAGGTAACTCTCGGCGCTGGGCGCCGGTCCCACACAATAGGCCTCGTCGGCCATGCGCACATGCAAGGCCTGACGATCGGCCTCGGAGTACACCGCCACCGTGGCAATTCCCATCTCGCGCAGGCTGCGCATCACGCGCACTGCGATCTCGCCGCGGTTGGCGATCAACACCTTCTCAAACATCGCTCCTCCTGTGGCATCAACACCCCGGCCCCGGGAGGGCCTGTTAGCCGGGCGACGTTATCAAAGGCATCTAATGCGGTCTAGCCACCTCAGGCTTCGACAAGAAGGTAAAAAGGAGGCCCCACAAAGGGCCTCCTTTTACACATAAACCACCTTTATTACAGCGACTTACGCATCACCACCATCATCCAGTTCACCGGCAGCGAGTTCCGCGGTCGGAGCCAGCGCCTCGTGGAGGTCGCGCTCCATCATCGCGAGCTTAAGCCGGGTCTCTTCGTCGGCGCCCAATGCGAACTTGAGCTCATGGCTGTCTTCTTCACTGAGCCCGTGCAACATGCGCAACACCTTTTCCTCTTGCGGCGAGAGCACGTCGAGCCGGGTGTCACTCTTCGAGCGTGCGGTCTCCGTGGTCGTGACGACCGATCCGCGTTGCTGATTTTTGGTCTGGTTACTCAAGTCTCTATCCTCCACCGAATCATCATAAGCCAGGTTTAGCTCGGCCAGGCACCGAGTAACCAACGCAATCACAAGACGACAACAACGGCCTACGGCGTACTTGCCGCTATGTTATAAAGGCCGGGCCGATCGCGGGCAAATTTTTCCCGGAATTTCTCCCCGGATGCCCCCGCAAGCCTTGAAGATTGCGACGATACGGGCATGGTGATGCCGACAGCTGAGGTCCCCTTCATTTCCCCGAGGTTTCTATGACCGCATTCATCGACGAGCTCTTAACCCGCTACGCCGACCATCTCGACACCCGCGCCATCGTACTCCGCCAGAACGCCACGGCCGAGGGCGTGCGCCAGATGCAGACGCACCTGCCCCGTGGCACCTGGCTGGTCGCGGTGGATGCGAACACCTGGGAGGCCGCCGGCAAAGCGCTGGCCGCCGAACTCGACCGCCTCGGGCTGCCCTGGGAGCGCTTCGACGTGGCCGACGCCCCCGGCCAGGACACCCCGCGCTGTGACGACGCCTCCATCGCCGCCTACGAGGCCGCCCTCAAAGAGAGCGGCGCGGTCGCCGGCGTGGCCGTCGGCAGCGGCACCATCAACGATATCGTCAAGCAGGCCTGCTATAACAACGACCTGTTCATGGCCTGTGTGGCTACCTCTCCCAGCATGAACGGCTACACCTCGGGCATCGCCGCGGTGCTCTCCGAGGGCGTCAAAACCACCGTGCCCTGCCGGGCGCCCCGCGTGGTCGTGGCCGACGTCGATGTGCTGGCCGAGTCGCCCTACCGCATGATCTGCAGCGGCCTGGGCGACCTGATGTCGAAGCCGGTCTCCAACGCCGACTGGCAGCTCTCGGCCTGGCTCAATGGCACCTTCCACTCCGCCGACGCCATGACGATCATCGAGGCCGGCGCCGCGCTCCTGGAAGGCGTCGCCCCGAAGTTGCCGCGCCGTGACCGCCAGGCCGTCAACGACTTAACGGCCAGCCTGATGCTCAGCGGCCTGGCCATGAGCGTGGCCGGCTCCTCCAGCCCGGCCTCCGGTGGCGAGCACCTGATCAGCCACTTCATCGACATGACGGCCATCGCCTTTGATGAGCCCCACGACTTCCACGGCTGCCAGGTGGGCGTGGGCACGCTGACCACGGCCTTTCTCTACGAGCAGTTGATGGCCATGGATCCGGCCGACATCGACGTGGAGGCCCGCGTGGCCGCGCTCAAGCCCTGGGAGGACTACGCCGCCGAGCTCCAAACGCGCTTTGGCCCCCTCTTTAAAGCCGTGGTCAAACACGCCGAGAAGGCCT
It encodes the following:
- a CDS encoding NAD(P)-dependent oxidoreductase, which produces MSELHDVRMLRDYFRKALILENPHPSLDRYLTSMGIEVERLDESVTLNEDEVVRILEEGQHDLLFKRSRFEVNERVLQASQNLAAIMLCCIGDDSVDREACAENGVLVMNDPVSNGRSVVEMVLGEMICLARRIFDADRDGRSHLWTKNSKERYELKGKNLAIIGLGNIGKQVAQVAEAFGMRVFFYDTRELAREVGIALGWTSCATLSEAFRVADVVTVHVGAEDHRGRSNRDMISYEHFSQFGADREPSSPRIFINAARGFLYDPELLKRAVEQGHVRRAAVDVFPQEPGSSDDPWSNPYADFASVVTTPHIGAATEEAQPRIAQHVANTTQLFNEQGIVRDCVFSPGQTIGVETDGACTILTVIHSDQRGTKKAVDDAIFEAGLNNIRSSHRDFPDYGFAYEVAAIDRPLDTRQLHELVARAQSITGDVRAVRAIRQIPLRNEGCK
- a CDS encoding acyl-CoA mutase large subunit family protein, whose protein sequence is MSDQGREAEFWEALQEADAKWQQDVLNPLLERFGERRERFERSDGNEVEAVYGPQHTRHQDFLRDLGFPGSYPYTRGVQPTMYRGRLWTMRQYAGFGDAAQSNERYRYLLSQGTTGLSVAFDLPTQMGYDSDSARARGEVGKVGVAIDSIADMEVLLDQLPLDKISTSMTINATASTLLALYVAVADARGIDRGKLRGTIQNDVLKEYIARGTYIYPPRPSMRIITDIFGFCQAEVPRWNTVSISGYHIREAGSTAVQEVGFTLANGIAYVEAALAAGLDVDEFAGRLSFFFNVHNNFIEEVAKFRAARRLWARIMKERFGAKDERSMRLRFHSQTAGSTLTAQQPQVNIVRVAMQALASVMGGTQSLHTNSWDEALGLPTEASALMALRTQQVIAHETGVADMVDPLAGSYAVEALTDAIEEGARDYIERYDELGGAVQAIEAGFPQSEIQEAAYQAQLAQERGEQVIVGVNRYKAEQEAPVAIHAIDPEVERSQVARLRELKASRAASEVERARQALAQAARGGENLMPHIVEAVVHKVTLGEVADTLREVFGEYVENVVF
- a CDS encoding acetyl-CoA carboxylase biotin carboxyl carrier protein subunit, with amino-acid sequence MSDKVKYFVGQDDEERAWQVETVEAGLYRVTRPDGETIEVSAFAADAAGLSLLSQGRIIEADVLRRETTYEVQIDGETHAIEVLNERQKRMKAAGVGARGADSPELKSPMAGKVVALPVAVGQEVALGDTVIIVEAMKMENDLKAHRPGVVAEVAVVPGQAVEIGDVLVRIEDVQ
- the accC gene encoding acetyl-CoA carboxylase biotin carboxylase subunit, whose protein sequence is MFEKVLIANRGEIAVRVMRSLREMGIATVAVYSEADRQALHVRMADEAYCVGPAPSAESYLRADVILEVAKKSGAEAIHPGYGFLSENADFARACEAAGITFIGPRPYAIEAMGEKTRARQLMEKAGVPLVPGTKDAVEDVAEAQAIAESMGFPVLIKASAGGGGKGMRRVDEPTEFAQAFEGAKREALSAFGNGAVYVEKYVLQPRHVEIQVLADGQGNVVHLFERDCSVQRRHQKIIEETPCPVLKEETRQRMGQVACEAARAVDYVGAGTVEFLLDAQGDFYFLEMNTRLQVEHPITEMITGMDLVRWQVRIAAGERLDLSQDDITRRGAAVECRIYAEDPENNFMPSPGPLHVLKTPSGPGVREDGGVYEGGEVTVHYDPMIAKLITWGEDRQHAIERMRRALKEYVVGGIATNIAFHREVLDHPDFVSGDYSTDFVPRWLKERQKPVPKFELDAELVAVLSAHRREESLQQSAAVGPGGAKGAAGGSSRWKALGRMRALGR